The Symphalangus syndactylus isolate Jambi chromosome 16, NHGRI_mSymSyn1-v2.1_pri, whole genome shotgun sequence genome has a window encoding:
- the LOC129464842 gene encoding annexin-2 receptor-like codes for MEQHFLGCVKRAWDAAEVAPEPQPPPTVSSEDRGPWPLPLYPVLGEYSSDSCDLGLLSSPCWRLPGVYWQNGLLPGVQSTLEPSTAKPTEFSWPGTQKQQEAPVEEVGQAEEPDRLKLQQLPWCRPPHPGDRQQDTEVCDSECLLERRHPPALRLRRHLPGFSDCLEWILRVGFAAFSLLRACCPRICGAKQP; via the coding sequence ATGGAGCAACATTTTCTTGGCTGTGTGAAGCGGGCTTGGGATGCCGCAGAGGTGGCGCCGGAGCCCCAGCCTCCACCTACTGTGAGTTCAGAAGATCGTGGGCCGTGGCCTCTTCCTTTGTATCCAGTACTGGGAGAGTACTCATCGGACAGCTGTGATTTGGGACTGCTTTCCAGTCCTTGCTGGCGGCTGCCCGGAGTCTACTGGCAAAACGGACTCTTGCCTGGAGTCCAGAGCACCTTGGAACCAAGTACAGCGAAGCCCACTGAGTTCAGTTGGCCGGGGACGCAGAAGCAGCAAGAGGCACCCGTAGAAGaggtggggcaggcagaggaaCCCGACAGACTCAAGCTCCAGCAGCTTCCCTGGTGCAGGCCTCCCCATCCCGGGGACAGACAGCAGGACACCGAGGTCTGTGACAGCGAGTGCCTTTTGGAACGccgccatcctcctgccctccGTCTGCGgcgccacctcccgggtttctCAGACTGCCTGGAGTGGATTCTTCGCGTTGGTTTTGCCGCGTTCTCTCTACTCCGGGCGTGCTGCCCACGGATCTGTGGAGCTAAGCAGCCTTAG